A portion of the Kazachstania africana CBS 2517 chromosome 2, complete genome genome contains these proteins:
- the PPA2 gene encoding inorganic diphosphatase PPA2 (similar to Saccharomyces cerevisiae PPA2 (YMR267W); ancestral locus Anc_8.820), producing MSGRLLGVARVFRSTQYRCFSTVRQGIKYTPTFKQYLQMPNNEVGSYFHDVPLEFSREGATINMVVEIPRWTNAKFEISKNLRLNPIVQDSKNGKLRYVNNIFPFNGYIHNYGAIPQTWEDPTELDTVLGLNGDNDPLDCCEIGSTVLGTGTIYKVKVLGSLALIDDTELDWKVIVIRCDDPLAKEISSLSGVEKCMPGLLEHTREWFRKYKIPQGKPANTFAYNGEYRNVEETLNVIEKCHASWRKLISDQIHEDSAGLPQIMRTGSSIILEDENFLPATIPKKVQRWFYV from the coding sequence ATGTCTGGGAGATTATTGGGTGTAGCTAGAGTATTCAGAAGTACTCAATATCGTTGTTTCAGTACTGTAAGGCAAGGGATCAAATATACGCCAACTTTCAAACAGTATCTACAAATGCCCAACAATGAAGTTGGTTCATACTTTCATGACGTACCGTTAGAGTTCTCGAGAGAAGGTGCAACCATTAACATGGTTGTAGAGATCCCTCGTTGGACAAATGCTAAGTTCGAAATCTCGAAGAACTTGAGGCTTAACCCTATAGTTCAGGACtcaaaaaatggaaaattaaGGTACgtcaataatatatttcCATTCAATGGCTATATACATAATTATGGCGCAATTCCTCAAACCTGGGAGGATCCAACTGAGCTAGATACTGTTCTTGGTTTAAATGGTGACAACGATCCATTAGATTGTTGTGAAATAGGATCAACAGTACTCGGCACAGGCAcaatatataaagtgaAAGTATTAGGATCGCTTGCCCTGATAGACGATACTGAATTGGACTGGAAGGTTATTGTAATACGGTGCGACGACCCATTGGCAAAGGAAATAAGTTCATTGAGTGGGGTGGAAAAGTGCATGCCAGGGCTCTTGGAGCACACAAGAGAATGGTTCAGAAAGTACAAGATACCTCAAGGCAAACCAGCAAACACATTTGCATACAATGGTGAATACAGAAATGTTGAGGAAACTTTGAATGTGATAGAAAAATGTCATGCTTCCTGGAGGAAGTTGATATCTGATCAAATTCATGAAGATTCTGCTGGTTTACCTCAGATAATGAGGACTGGTAGTAGTATTATTTTAGaggatgaaaattttcttccagCGACCATCCCTAAGAAGGTTCAACGGTGGTTTTAtgtttaa
- the PRP24 gene encoding U6 snRNP complex subunit PRP24 (similar to Saccharomyces cerevisiae PRP24 (YMR268C); ancestral locus Anc_8.822): protein MEKKRPLEDEDIIENKKLNSNTTSNREVSTVLVKNLPKSSNQNKVKKFFQDCGDIRYVDVLDDLKKLSRLARVEFESHDAALTALTKTSKKVGNNEIEVSLLENCTLWATNFPPTYTIKDIKALLKSVGLLAISVRFPSLRYNANRRFAYIDVPSNEDLQKAVDLLEGKEFEGYNLVMKKSNPSEKTRRTDAATIERREIFIRNLDPQFLNKTTLKKAFEKFGDIEYINIPTFVEGARNCCAFISYITKDAAIKALEANKTEMNGRVISITLADKKAYLERQEVKKILSSKNKDKLSAIISLFPLTDKISRDQIRALLLEKAGISDEDIMHIYCVSDYVCSLVILKNTKLQAKCIMAMDGINFQNKTLRCGTVFDLKNSHKSESRVDVPNVIKKRRSPTSFDNHINSISQNEDNKIYTKPTQMASRPVMSNDDFRNLFLKK, encoded by the coding sequence ATGGAGAAAAAAAGACCCttagaagatgaagatataatagaaaataaaaaattgaattccAATACGACATCAAATAGAGAAGTGAGTACCGTCCTAGTCAAAAATCTCCCAAAAAGTTCTAACCAAAACAAAGTAAAGAAGTTCTTCCAAGATTGTGGAGATATCAGATATGTCGATGTTTTAGATGATCTGAAAAAACTTTCAAGACTTGCAAGGGTGGAGTTTGAGAGCCATGATGCTGCATTAACAGCTCTTACAAAGACTTCGAAAAAAGTAGGTaacaatgaaattgaagtctcattattagaaaattgCACTTTATGGGCCACAAATTTCCCACCAACCTACACAATAAAAGATATCAAAGCTCTCTTAAAAAGTGTAGGTCTTCTAGCGATCAGTGTAAGATTTCCGTCTCTAAGGTATAATGCTAATAGAAGGTTTGCATACATTGACGTTCCATCTAACGAAGATCTGCAGAAGGCGGTAGATTTACTGGAGGGAAAAGAGTTTGAAGGCTATAATTtggtaatgaaaaaatcaaatccGTCAGAGAAAACCAGACGCACTGATGCTGCTACTATAGAGAGACGTGAGATATTTATCAGAAACCTCGACCCCCAGTTTCTTAATAAGacaactttgaaaaaagcttttgaaaagtttggtgatattgaatatattaatataCCTACATTTGTGGAAGGAGCGAGGAATTGTTGTGCGTTTATTTCTTATATCACCAAGGACGCTGCCATTAAGGCGTTAGAGGCCAATAAAACTGAGATGAATGGAAGAGTAATTTCGATTACTTTAGCTGATAAAAAAGCTTATTTGGAACGTCAAGaggtaaaaaaaatcttGTCTTCTAAAAACAAGGATAAACTGTCAGCGATCATTTCGTTATTCCCACTTACagataaaatatcaagGGACCAAATTCGAGCCTTATTGCTAGAGAAAGCCGGGATctctgatgaagatataaTGCATATCTATTGTGTCAGCGATTATGTTTGTTCATTAGTCATTCtcaaaaatacaaaattaCAGGCAAAGTGTATTATGGCCATGGATGGGATTAACTTCCAAAATAAAACATTGCGTTGTGGTACagtttttgatttgaaaaattcacaTAAAAGTGAATCTAGGGTAGATGTACCTAATGTgattaagaaaagaagaagtccAACGAGTTTCGATAATCACATTAATTCAATCAGtcaaaatgaagataataaaatatacacAAAGCCTACACAAATGGCTTCAAGGCCAGTAATGtctaatgatgattttagGAACTTATTCCTCAAAAAGTAA